The following are encoded together in the Pedobacter steynii genome:
- a CDS encoding GDSL-type esterase/lipase family protein, with translation MKRFYYFLILLTFGYGTATAQEKPAFWKEIQEFKHKDSISMPPKNGILFVGSSSFEKWKDLETVFKDYHAINRGFGGSTLAQANYYIADLVYPHQPRQVVIYSGENDIAMDGTTALETLNRFATFFTNIRNKYPDLPVLYLSIKNSPSRTRFAATNTHTNALIKEYMSHYKNAQFLDVNSKMLHNNALRPELFLEDMLHMNPAGYAIWIKAITPYLIK, from the coding sequence ATGAAGCGATTTTATTACTTCCTGATCTTATTAACATTTGGCTACGGAACGGCTACAGCACAGGAAAAACCGGCTTTCTGGAAAGAGATCCAGGAATTCAAACACAAAGACAGCATCTCCATGCCTCCGAAAAACGGGATTTTATTTGTAGGGAGTTCTTCATTTGAGAAATGGAAAGATCTGGAGACCGTATTTAAAGACTACCATGCCATCAACCGAGGGTTTGGCGGTTCCACACTTGCTCAGGCAAACTACTATATTGCAGACCTTGTGTATCCCCATCAACCTCGCCAGGTCGTCATCTACAGTGGGGAGAATGACATTGCTATGGATGGAACAACTGCACTGGAAACGTTGAACAGATTTGCCACCTTTTTCACCAATATCAGAAACAAATACCCGGATCTTCCGGTATTATATCTCTCTATAAAAAACAGCCCATCCAGAACCAGGTTCGCCGCGACAAATACCCATACGAATGCCTTGATTAAAGAATACATGAGCCATTATAAAAATGCTCAATTCCTGGATGTCAATTCAAAAATGCTGCACAACAATGCCCTTCGCCCGGAACTTTTTCTGGAAGATATGTTACATATGAATCCGGCCGGCTATGCCATATGGATTAAAGCAATCACCCCTTATCTGATAAAATAA
- a CDS encoding family 43 glycosylhydrolase: MLIRKSLAIFLLCSLQSLLTLAQQQPQTYCNPVNLDYGYTPIPNFATQGKHRATADPVIVNYKGDYYLFSTNQWGYWWSPDLNDWTFVSKSFLRPEHKVYDDLCAPSVWIQGDTMLVFGSTYSRNFPIWMSTNPKGNDWKEAVHDFDIGGWDPAHFLDDDGKLYMYNGSSNVYPLYGVELNRKTFQPIGTRKELLLLNPDRFGWQRFGEYLDNTFLDPFMEGAWMTKHNGKYYLQYGAPATEFSGYADGVAIGKTPLGPFEHQSLPFSYKPGGFARGAGHGATFQDNWKNYWHVSTVVLSTKNNFERRIGIWPAGFDKNDVMYMDAAFGDYPHYLPNKATDHLKSGFTGWMLLNYNKPVSVSSTLGNYSANNAVDENIRTYWSASSDQKGEWIQSDLGNLSTVNAVQINYADQDAAFLGKQQGTYHQYKLWYSADGKSWKILTDKSSNKKDVPHDYIELEKPVKARFIKLENIHMPTGKFAISGLRVFGNSNLSKPAPVKDFIILRTEKDKRSAWIRWQMSDDAYAYNIYLGTDPDKLYNCIMVHNANEYWFKGMDKEKTYYYSIEAINESGVSERTKVQAVN; this comes from the coding sequence ATGCTGATTAGAAAGTCCCTCGCTATTTTTCTGCTTTGTAGTTTGCAAAGCTTGTTAACATTGGCGCAGCAGCAGCCTCAGACTTACTGCAATCCGGTTAATCTGGATTATGGATATACCCCTATTCCCAACTTTGCTACTCAGGGGAAACACCGGGCTACAGCCGATCCGGTAATCGTCAACTACAAAGGGGATTACTATTTATTTTCCACCAACCAATGGGGCTATTGGTGGAGTCCGGATCTTAACGACTGGACCTTTGTTTCCAAGTCCTTTTTAAGACCCGAGCATAAAGTATACGACGACCTTTGCGCCCCATCTGTATGGATTCAAGGCGATACCATGCTCGTTTTCGGTTCTACCTATTCCCGTAATTTTCCCATCTGGATGAGTACCAATCCTAAAGGAAACGACTGGAAAGAAGCCGTTCATGACTTTGACATCGGGGGATGGGATCCGGCTCATTTTCTAGATGATGATGGAAAGCTCTACATGTACAATGGCAGCAGCAATGTTTACCCACTGTATGGCGTAGAACTCAACCGGAAAACCTTCCAGCCCATCGGAACCAGAAAAGAACTTTTACTCCTGAACCCGGACCGCTTTGGCTGGCAACGTTTCGGAGAATACCTGGACAATACCTTCCTTGATCCTTTTATGGAAGGGGCCTGGATGACCAAACATAACGGTAAATACTACCTTCAGTACGGTGCTCCTGCAACAGAATTCAGTGGTTATGCCGACGGTGTGGCGATTGGAAAAACCCCTTTGGGTCCATTTGAACACCAGTCACTGCCCTTCTCTTACAAACCCGGTGGCTTTGCCCGTGGCGCGGGTCACGGTGCGACGTTTCAGGACAACTGGAAAAATTACTGGCATGTTTCTACCGTGGTGCTGAGCACCAAAAACAACTTCGAAAGACGAATTGGCATCTGGCCTGCAGGCTTTGATAAGAACGATGTGATGTATATGGATGCTGCTTTTGGAGATTACCCCCACTATCTGCCCAATAAAGCTACAGACCATCTAAAAAGTGGCTTTACCGGATGGATGTTGCTGAACTACAACAAGCCGGTTAGCGTATCTTCAACCTTAGGAAACTATAGTGCCAATAATGCTGTTGATGAAAACATCAGAACCTACTGGAGCGCTTCCTCTGATCAAAAGGGAGAATGGATCCAGTCAGACCTGGGCAACCTTTCCACCGTCAATGCGGTACAGATCAACTATGCAGATCAGGATGCCGCTTTCCTGGGGAAACAACAAGGTACTTATCATCAATATAAACTCTGGTATTCCGCCGACGGAAAAAGCTGGAAGATCCTTACAGATAAAAGCAGCAATAAAAAAGATGTGCCGCATGATTATATCGAACTGGAAAAACCGGTTAAAGCAAGGTTTATTAAACTGGAAAACATCCATATGCCTACCGGCAAATTTGCCATTAGCGGCTTGCGTGTTTTTGGAAACAGCAATCTTTCCAAACCCGCACCGGTCAAAGATTTTATCATCCTGAGAACAGAAAAAGACAAACGCAGCGCATGGATCAGATGGCAAATGTCTGATGATGCCTATGCGTACAACATTTACCTGGGAACAGACCCGGATAAACTATACAACTGCATTATGGTTCATAACGCTAACGAATACTGGTTTAAAGGAATGGACAAAGAAAAAACCTATTACTACAGCATCGAAGCCATCAATGAGAGTGGCGTTTCAGAGCGGACAAAAGTGCAGGCAGTTAATTAA
- a CDS encoding glucoamylase family protein, producing MSKLKLYSITSLLLVLIMGSGSNANAQKKNTESIKPELSIKKNLTDDQLLDLVQKQTFRYFWDFAHPVSGMARERSNVAFEYGNEVVTTGGTGFGIMATIVASERKFITREQAATRTKKIVDFLWKADMFHGAFPHWLNGETGKTIRFSPKDDGADIVETSFLFQGLLTARQYYNADNATERDIRNKILWMWEGIEWDWFTQNQNVLYWHWSPNNGWSMNHQIRGYNECLITYILAASSPKHAISKKVYDEGWAMSNTFFNGKKFNDITLPLGFDGGGPLFFSHYSYLGLDPRGLKDKYADYWEQNKNHTLINRAYCIENPKNYKGYSAKSWGLTASDSWQGYAAHSPTEDLGVITPTAALSAFPYTPEYSMQALRHFYEDMGDHLWTEYGFADAFSEQHNWVAKSHLAIDQGPIIVMIENYRSGLLWKLFMSSPDVQKGLKKLEFSSAATR from the coding sequence ATGTCAAAACTAAAACTCTATTCCATTACTTCCCTCTTGCTGGTCTTGATTATGGGCTCGGGAAGCAATGCCAATGCACAAAAGAAAAATACAGAAAGTATAAAACCTGAATTAAGCATAAAAAAGAATTTAACCGACGACCAGTTACTGGATCTCGTACAAAAACAAACTTTTCGCTATTTCTGGGACTTTGCACACCCGGTTAGCGGAATGGCAAGGGAAAGAAGCAACGTAGCCTTTGAATACGGAAATGAAGTGGTAACCACAGGCGGTACCGGTTTTGGCATTATGGCAACTATTGTTGCTTCAGAGCGTAAATTCATCACACGCGAGCAAGCCGCTACCAGGACAAAAAAAATCGTAGACTTCCTTTGGAAAGCAGATATGTTTCATGGTGCATTTCCTCATTGGTTAAATGGAGAAACCGGAAAAACCATACGTTTCAGTCCGAAGGACGATGGAGCGGACATCGTAGAAACTTCCTTTCTTTTCCAGGGATTGCTTACTGCACGTCAATACTACAATGCAGATAATGCGACAGAAAGAGACATCAGGAATAAAATACTTTGGATGTGGGAAGGCATTGAGTGGGACTGGTTCACTCAGAATCAAAACGTACTTTACTGGCATTGGAGTCCTAATAATGGTTGGAGTATGAACCATCAGATCAGGGGCTATAACGAATGCCTGATCACTTATATCCTGGCAGCTTCCTCTCCAAAACACGCGATTAGCAAGAAGGTATACGATGAAGGATGGGCAATGAGCAATACCTTCTTCAATGGTAAGAAATTTAATGACATTACACTTCCACTTGGATTTGACGGTGGGGGACCACTATTCTTTTCTCATTATTCCTATCTCGGCCTTGATCCGAGAGGTCTGAAAGACAAGTATGCTGATTACTGGGAACAGAACAAAAATCATACACTGATCAATAGAGCTTATTGTATAGAAAATCCTAAAAATTACAAAGGGTACAGCGCAAAAAGCTGGGGTTTAACAGCAAGCGATAGCTGGCAGGGCTATGCGGCACATTCTCCAACGGAAGACCTGGGTGTCATTACTCCCACGGCAGCTTTATCTGCATTTCCTTATACCCCGGAATACTCTATGCAGGCATTAAGACATTTTTATGAAGACATGGGAGATCACTTGTGGACAGAGTACGGGTTTGCAGATGCATTCAGTGAGCAACACAACTGGGTGGCAAAATCTCATCTTGCCATAGATCAGGGACCTATCATTGTCATGATAGAGAATTACCGGAGCGGCTTATTATGGAAGTTGTTTATGAGTAGCCCGGACGTACAGAAAGGATTAAAAAAATTAGAGTTCAGCTCAGCTGCAACCAGGTAA
- a CDS encoding RagB/SusD family nutrient uptake outer membrane protein, whose product MKTSINKNIQIWCAAALLSAVTLTSSCKKSFLDVDPQAKQPAVEFWKTPEDAAKGVNAIYANLRSWNNVAFNAIAIESTGSDEADKGSTAADATFFNLYDTFTVTSTHGTLQDFWTGQYQNINLCNQVLDNIPAITMDEALKARYLAEAKFVRAYSYFRLVRAYGDVPLRLRVPKDASEYNIPRTAKATVYAQIEQDLKDAAAVLPPSYSANDLGRATKGAAIGMQAKVAMYQNKWADVLALTNQVMGMGYNLTPNFEKVFREESENNIESLFEVQATLDLKNRDASNSQYSQVQGVAGHMGWGFNTPSTVLAGAFEAGDPRRDATILFKGETTPQGDVIPTNVPNEMYNQKSYVPFNTKVSGFNEGAQQNIRVLRFADILLMNAEAANELGNPTQALSSLNRVRARARGGNSAILPDVTVTEKVALRNAIYRERRVELAMESDRYFDVIRQGRGSEVFGVKGWKANKNEVWPIPDTEIQLSGNLLTQNPGY is encoded by the coding sequence ATGAAAACATCCATCAATAAAAATATACAAATCTGGTGTGCAGCTGCCCTATTATCCGCTGTAACACTCACTTCTTCATGTAAGAAAAGTTTCCTTGATGTAGACCCTCAAGCCAAACAACCTGCAGTAGAATTCTGGAAAACACCAGAAGATGCAGCAAAAGGCGTTAACGCAATCTATGCAAATTTACGTAGCTGGAACAACGTTGCTTTTAATGCCATTGCTATTGAAAGTACCGGATCGGATGAAGCAGACAAAGGAAGCACAGCAGCTGATGCCACCTTCTTTAATCTTTATGATACCTTCACGGTAACATCAACCCACGGCACCCTGCAGGATTTCTGGACGGGACAATACCAAAATATTAATCTTTGCAATCAGGTATTGGATAACATTCCTGCAATTACAATGGATGAAGCACTGAAGGCACGTTATCTTGCCGAGGCAAAATTTGTACGTGCCTATTCTTATTTCAGATTAGTAAGAGCCTACGGAGATGTCCCTTTAAGGTTAAGGGTACCAAAAGATGCGTCAGAATACAACATCCCAAGAACGGCTAAAGCTACTGTTTACGCCCAGATAGAGCAGGATCTAAAAGACGCGGCAGCAGTTTTGCCACCTTCTTATTCCGCAAACGACCTTGGTCGTGCCACCAAAGGAGCAGCAATAGGTATGCAGGCAAAAGTAGCCATGTATCAGAATAAATGGGCAGATGTGCTTGCATTAACCAATCAGGTGATGGGAATGGGCTATAATTTAACCCCTAATTTTGAAAAGGTCTTCCGCGAAGAAAGTGAAAACAATATTGAATCGCTATTCGAGGTTCAGGCCACTTTAGATCTTAAAAACAGAGATGCATCCAATTCTCAATATAGCCAGGTTCAAGGTGTAGCCGGACATATGGGCTGGGGTTTCAATACACCTTCAACTGTATTGGCCGGAGCTTTTGAAGCTGGCGACCCAAGAAGAGATGCAACCATTCTTTTTAAAGGAGAAACCACTCCGCAAGGAGACGTTATCCCAACTAATGTTCCCAATGAGATGTACAATCAAAAATCTTACGTGCCTTTTAATACAAAAGTTAGTGGATTTAATGAAGGTGCTCAACAAAACATCAGGGTATTGAGATTTGCAGATATTTTACTGATGAATGCCGAAGCAGCGAACGAATTAGGCAACCCTACTCAGGCATTATCCTCGTTAAACAGAGTGAGAGCAAGAGCAAGAGGAGGAAACTCAGCCATCCTTCCTGATGTAACCGTTACGGAGAAAGTTGCATTGCGTAATGCCATTTACCGCGAAAGAAGAGTCGAACTGGCTATGGAGTCAGACCGTTATTTCGACGTAATCCGCCAGGGAAGAGGCAGCGAGGTATTCGGTGTTAAAGGTTGGAAAGCAAATAAAAATGAAGTATGGCCAATTCCCGATACGGAAATCCAGCTTAGTGGAAACCTGTTAACTCAGAACCCAGGTTACTAG
- a CDS encoding SusC/RagA family TonB-linked outer membrane protein, translating into MKRIFTKFSVLTFLCFLFNYTAFAQNITVKGTVTDGGDKTTIPAVSVQVKGTTTGAQTDVNGNYVISAPANATLVFTYVGYTTQEIAINNRTTVNVVLTSASNQLDQVVVVGYGTQRKIDVTGAVTSIKGEDISKQASQNAVGALQGKVAGVAITNVGKPGASPTMTIRGTGTIYGNTKLLYVVDGVWYDDINFLNPADIANISILKDASSQSIYGIRAANGVVLVTTVRGKNGDPTINYNGSVGFQKVTNQVEMANATEYAIGVNEAAKIQNVPGQEIVFNNTDLGKGTDWYKQGLRNALVTNHQISVNGATEKSSYNFSLGYLNQDGIVKKNNYKRYTARLSNDYQIFKALKIGYNVTGTASDSKDVPDAIFRDFYSASPVVPVFKSPGVYGDPSDFKLGNGSAVNPQVTLDFFNQRTKIYRATGNIFAELKFAKHFTFKTSAGGDFSQEEKRAYIPKYEATLAQRSTNSKLSIDRIENRNWILENTLTYDNKWGEHNLTVLAGQTAQQIKSNTIKGSALDVPFSSEGDLYLDLGNDRLIENTGSLSRLASYFARVNYSFNNKYMLNASMRADGASQFYGSDPWGYFPSVGAGWVISNEEFMKNQKIFSNLKLRGSWGKVGNAGIPFNPTTLTVSQVAQLIAYYGNNIANTGASIRMIVPPSLFWERSAGTDIGLEMGFMDNKLNIEADYYSRKTEQAIFDIPVLGSLGTENSTLIGNQADFRNRGFELTASWSDQTESGLKYTISGNLGINNNKVLNVTSGNNAIYKGGSGLTSGELATRTIAGRPIGEFFGYQVQGIFQTAEEIQASAQTDARPGDFRYTDQNGDGVIDRKDKVVLGNPNPKFSYGLNTNFAYKNFDLTLDIQGVAGVEVYNGNLSARFGNENYTKKMYENRWTGPGTSNTYPSADLAGRRNTATNSFYVESGAYIRMRNIQLGYTLPRELTSKWKMQKLRFFANAQNAVNLFGYRGFSPEVGGTPTNAGVDINVYPLYATYNFGLNLTF; encoded by the coding sequence ATGAAAAGAATCTTTACAAAATTTTCTGTTTTAACATTTCTCTGTTTTCTTTTTAATTACACAGCCTTTGCACAGAACATTACTGTGAAAGGAACCGTTACTGATGGTGGGGATAAAACAACCATTCCGGCGGTAAGTGTGCAGGTAAAAGGTACAACAACAGGAGCACAAACAGATGTCAACGGAAACTATGTGATCAGCGCCCCGGCGAATGCAACATTGGTATTTACGTATGTAGGTTATACTACTCAAGAAATTGCCATAAACAACAGAACTACTGTAAATGTAGTATTGACTTCTGCTTCAAATCAATTGGATCAGGTAGTGGTAGTAGGTTATGGTACACAAAGAAAGATTGATGTAACAGGAGCGGTAACTTCAATAAAAGGGGAAGACATTTCAAAGCAGGCCTCACAGAACGCTGTTGGAGCATTACAGGGTAAAGTTGCAGGTGTTGCTATTACCAATGTGGGGAAACCAGGAGCTTCACCTACAATGACCATTCGCGGAACAGGGACAATCTATGGTAATACTAAATTATTATACGTGGTAGATGGGGTTTGGTATGATGATATCAACTTTCTAAACCCTGCAGACATTGCCAACATCAGTATTTTGAAAGATGCATCCAGTCAGTCGATTTACGGAATCAGGGCTGCCAATGGTGTAGTACTTGTAACTACAGTTCGTGGCAAAAACGGAGATCCTACAATTAATTACAATGGTTCTGTCGGATTCCAGAAAGTAACAAATCAGGTAGAAATGGCGAATGCAACTGAATATGCTATTGGCGTTAATGAAGCTGCCAAAATTCAGAATGTTCCTGGCCAAGAGATCGTATTCAACAACACCGACCTCGGTAAAGGCACAGATTGGTATAAACAAGGACTAAGAAATGCATTGGTAACCAATCATCAGATCTCAGTTAATGGAGCAACAGAAAAATCCAGCTATAACTTCTCTCTGGGTTACCTGAATCAGGATGGGATCGTTAAGAAAAACAATTATAAAAGATATACTGCACGTTTAAGCAACGACTATCAAATCTTTAAAGCACTTAAAATAGGTTATAATGTTACCGGAACAGCCAGCGACTCCAAAGATGTCCCAGATGCTATTTTCCGTGATTTTTATTCTGCATCACCGGTTGTCCCTGTATTTAAATCACCAGGAGTTTATGGAGACCCTAGTGATTTTAAACTAGGTAATGGAAGTGCAGTTAACCCACAGGTAACATTAGACTTTTTCAATCAAAGAACTAAAATCTACCGAGCCACAGGAAATATCTTTGCAGAGCTTAAGTTTGCTAAACACTTTACTTTCAAAACAAGTGCAGGTGGAGATTTCTCTCAAGAAGAAAAAAGAGCATACATCCCTAAATATGAAGCAACTCTGGCACAACGATCAACCAACAGTAAGCTTTCTATAGACAGGATTGAGAACAGGAACTGGATTTTAGAGAATACCCTTACCTACGACAATAAATGGGGAGAGCATAACCTAACCGTTCTTGCCGGTCAGACTGCCCAACAGATTAAGAGCAATACGATAAAAGGATCGGCATTAGATGTTCCTTTTAGCAGCGAAGGTGATTTATATTTAGATCTTGGTAACGACAGATTAATTGAGAATACTGGTTCTTTAAGCAGACTAGCTTCTTATTTTGCAAGAGTGAATTACTCATTTAACAATAAATACATGTTAAATGCGTCTATGAGAGCAGATGGTGCCTCCCAGTTCTACGGAAGTGATCCATGGGGTTATTTCCCTTCTGTAGGAGCAGGATGGGTAATCAGCAATGAAGAATTCATGAAAAATCAGAAAATCTTCAGTAATTTAAAATTGCGTGGAAGCTGGGGTAAAGTAGGTAATGCGGGGATTCCATTCAATCCAACCACATTAACCGTCTCTCAGGTTGCCCAGTTAATCGCTTATTACGGAAATAACATCGCCAATACCGGTGCAAGTATCCGGATGATTGTTCCCCCAAGTCTTTTCTGGGAAAGAAGCGCAGGAACAGATATTGGTCTGGAAATGGGTTTCATGGATAATAAACTAAACATTGAAGCCGATTACTATAGCAGAAAAACAGAACAAGCCATATTTGACATCCCTGTTTTAGGTTCATTAGGAACGGAGAACAGCACGCTTATTGGTAATCAGGCAGACTTTAGAAACCGTGGCTTTGAGTTAACTGCTTCCTGGTCAGATCAGACCGAAAGCGGACTTAAGTATACCATCAGCGGAAACCTGGGAATAAACAATAACAAAGTTTTAAATGTAACTTCCGGTAATAACGCGATTTATAAAGGCGGTTCAGGATTAACCAGTGGTGAGCTGGCTACCAGAACCATTGCTGGAAGACCAATTGGTGAGTTTTTTGGATACCAGGTACAAGGTATCTTTCAAACCGCTGAAGAAATACAGGCTTCAGCTCAGACTGATGCAAGACCTGGTGATTTCAGGTACACAGATCAGAATGGTGATGGCGTAATCGATAGAAAAGATAAGGTCGTATTGGGCAATCCAAATCCTAAATTCAGTTATGGTCTGAATACCAATTTCGCCTACAAAAATTTCGATCTTACTCTGGATATTCAAGGAGTAGCTGGGGTAGAGGTTTATAATGGAAACCTAAGTGCCAGATTCGGTAATGAAAACTACACAAAGAAAATGTATGAAAACCGTTGGACTGGTCCAGGGACTTCCAATACTTACCCTTCAGCAGATTTAGCAGGTCGTAGGAATACTGCCACAAATTCATTTTATGTAGAGAGTGGTGCTTATATCCGTATGAGAAACATTCAGTTGGGATATACCCTGCCCCGCGAACTGACTTCTAAATGGAAAATGCAAAAATTAAGATTTTTTGCCAATGCTCAGAACGCCGTTAACCTTTTTGGTTACAGAGGCTTCAGCCCAGAAGTTGGAGGAACACCAACCAATGCAGGAGTTGACATCAATGTTTACCCATTGTATGCAACTTATAATTTCGGTTTGAACCTTACTTTTTAA